In Candidatus Defluviibacterium haderslevense, the following are encoded in one genomic region:
- a CDS encoding HYR domain-containing protein, whose translation MKPATTYCSGIRKLCPTGSFLTPFILAFFLIGSNIINVLNAQCALACRGKGNISLGYNCEAKVEPSVLLTDGLDCPDARYRVDVMDYNMKLIPTSPIITEDYVRMTVTVMIYDSTSRNSCWGKLYVEDKFAPVIRCKNDTLYCNDTLIHTPPYFIDYCDPYPTIQLVDEGIIPYPCDPNFLKLVLRSWVATDNYGNRSPVCRDTIWVKRIPIDSVKYPKDFVHFTNCHLECNGVWPLDANGHPHPDTTHVPTIDGLPLWPTNNQYCNLGTTYEDVVVIDNPCKKKIIRMWRVVEWWCGSAVVRSHPQIIEIIDSRPPHLHCPYNITVSTSSGYNDCSARFLLPPAIVSDDCQDSIRVVVRYDGNTLLTTNGGYAKLPEGVHELTYYAYDYCDNFDTCTMTVTVEDKTAPIVVCDQGIIVTLTRDDEVHVYAEVFNESSYDECHIDSFLVRRMDGGAPCGFKDNFFQPFVRFCCEDAGKKVMVQLRVKDKAGNYNECMVEVEIQDKTPPIIHCPHDYSIPCSKHIDTVDLQRFGKPDYYDNCIVHMHEYVDTNLNQCGIGHLGRNFVIEDNMGRRDTCRQRIFVYPIDSLDEYDIIWPRDTVIYSCGANLEPKNLPKGYNYPDFLSVDCSLPGSSFEDHVFNYIQDSSLCFKLLRKWKVIDWCQQHYNENGDLVFNSWHHEQIIKVSNKNPPKIKDDCDTVNVCISNNNCIRERVRLTHEASDDCTPDALLRSSFKLDLFNNSLIDSTYTVLGNSVTFDGELPLGEHRFIWVFEDQCGNREVCYQIVRIVNCKVPTAYCLTGIAINLNGVDLNGDGKLEGVIQVWASDLDRGSYQFCGNPITLSFSRDSSDKYRVYNCDSLGQRNVEIWVTDRVTGLQDYCRTSIIVQDNNKICPQTLTRGNIAGTIMTPFNDPIQEVSLTVEGVSTVIDAEFNGNYTFLDLYIGSNYLVKIKKDKQYLQGVSTYDILQIQNHILGRKDLQSPWRKLAADVNNDHNITASDISTLRKLILGVDYKFKNSLSWRFVSATYQFPDPYNPWSQPIPDVYSIQQLPGNMMYLDFVGIKVGDVSQTVWDSAKTAVVRTKETVEFYSSTTQDDHMVAIKSMNDLDIQGMQFTLHLDTKIHELADIKPGILSIRPSNLGYTYLNDGIILVSWTADQPIHVNKDQVLFYIELQQPTAQKALESIYISSEVLNAEMYNAEQEEVNVRWSEHSNPLQKEDVVIGTPIPNPFFDMTMIPIEVKKAMTYTYRIFDLNGSLIYTNTELANPGKQYIKIKRQYLNQAGVYTLRVEASGFNKSYKLVMMNQ comes from the coding sequence ACCGTTATGATCTATGACTCTACAAGTAGAAATTCGTGTTGGGGAAAATTATATGTCGAAGATAAATTCGCTCCTGTAATTCGATGTAAAAATGATACCTTGTATTGTAATGATACATTAATACATACACCACCATATTTTATAGATTACTGTGATCCTTATCCAACCATTCAGTTGGTAGATGAGGGCATTATACCTTACCCGTGTGATCCTAATTTCTTAAAATTGGTCCTACGATCATGGGTTGCCACAGATAATTATGGTAACCGATCACCGGTTTGTAGAGATACGATTTGGGTTAAGAGAATTCCAATAGATTCTGTAAAGTATCCAAAAGATTTTGTTCATTTTACAAATTGTCATTTGGAATGTAATGGTGTTTGGCCACTAGATGCCAATGGACATCCACATCCTGATACAACTCATGTTCCAACCATTGATGGACTCCCCTTATGGCCAACAAATAATCAGTATTGCAACTTAGGAACAACTTATGAAGATGTTGTTGTCATCGATAATCCGTGCAAGAAAAAAATTATCCGCATGTGGCGTGTTGTAGAATGGTGGTGCGGGTCTGCTGTGGTACGTTCCCATCCTCAAATTATTGAAATCATTGATAGTCGTCCACCGCATCTTCACTGTCCCTATAATATTACGGTAAGTACGTCGAGTGGTTATAATGATTGTTCAGCTCGATTTTTATTACCACCTGCAATAGTATCAGATGATTGTCAAGATAGCATAAGAGTTGTCGTTCGCTATGATGGAAATACTTTGTTGACAACAAATGGAGGATATGCTAAACTACCCGAAGGAGTGCATGAATTGACGTATTATGCTTATGACTATTGTGATAATTTTGATACATGCACAATGACAGTGACTGTTGAAGATAAAACAGCACCTATTGTAGTATGTGACCAAGGTATTATTGTTACATTAACTCGTGATGATGAGGTACATGTATATGCAGAAGTATTTAATGAAAGCAGTTATGATGAATGTCACATAGATAGTTTTCTGGTTAGGAGAATGGATGGTGGTGCACCTTGTGGATTTAAGGATAATTTCTTTCAACCGTTCGTAAGATTTTGTTGCGAAGATGCAGGCAAGAAAGTTATGGTTCAACTCAGAGTAAAGGATAAGGCAGGGAATTATAATGAATGCATGGTCGAAGTTGAAATTCAAGATAAAACGCCACCAATTATTCACTGTCCACACGATTACAGTATTCCTTGTAGTAAACACATTGATACTGTAGATTTACAGCGATTCGGCAAGCCTGACTATTATGACAATTGTATTGTTCATATGCACGAATATGTTGACACAAATTTGAATCAATGTGGTATTGGACATTTGGGAAGAAATTTTGTCATCGAAGATAATATGGGCCGCAGAGATACTTGCCGCCAGAGAATATTTGTTTATCCGATAGATTCCTTAGATGAATACGATATCATTTGGCCTAGAGACACCGTAATCTACAGTTGTGGAGCTAATTTAGAACCAAAAAATCTTCCTAAAGGTTATAATTATCCTGATTTTTTATCGGTTGATTGTTCATTGCCAGGTTCTAGTTTTGAAGATCATGTATTTAATTATATACAAGATTCATCACTTTGTTTTAAGCTATTAAGAAAATGGAAAGTCATTGATTGGTGCCAACAACATTATAATGAGAATGGAGACCTGGTATTTAATTCATGGCATCATGAACAAATCATCAAAGTATCTAATAAGAATCCACCAAAAATTAAAGATGATTGTGATACCGTGAATGTTTGCATTTCTAATAATAATTGTATCAGAGAACGTGTGCGATTAACTCATGAAGCATCGGATGATTGCACACCGGATGCATTATTGAGATCATCATTTAAACTGGATTTATTCAATAATAGTCTTATCGATAGCACCTATACGGTATTGGGTAATTCTGTGACTTTTGATGGAGAACTACCATTAGGAGAACATCGATTTATTTGGGTATTTGAAGATCAATGTGGCAACCGGGAAGTGTGTTATCAAATCGTTCGCATAGTCAATTGTAAAGTTCCAACAGCGTATTGTTTAACAGGTATAGCTATTAATTTAAATGGTGTTGATCTCAATGGTGATGGTAAATTAGAAGGTGTCATACAAGTATGGGCTTCAGATTTGGATCGTGGTAGTTACCAATTCTGTGGTAACCCAATTACTTTATCATTCTCAAGAGATTCATCAGATAAATACAGAGTTTACAATTGTGATAGTTTAGGACAGCGGAATGTTGAAATTTGGGTGACAGATCGTGTTACAGGACTACAAGATTATTGTAGAACTTCGATCATAGTTCAAGACAATAATAAAATATGTCCGCAGACTTTGACAAGAGGAAATATTGCTGGAACTATTATGACACCATTCAATGATCCAATACAAGAGGTATCGCTTACTGTAGAAGGAGTAAGCACAGTGATTGATGCAGAATTCAATGGAAATTATACATTTCTTGATTTATACATCGGATCTAATTATTTAGTTAAAATTAAAAAAGATAAACAATACCTCCAGGGTGTATCCACTTATGATATTTTACAAATACAGAATCATATTTTAGGCAGGAAGGATTTACAATCACCTTGGAGAAAATTAGCTGCTGATGTTAACAATGATCACAACATTACAGCTTCAGACATTTCTACTTTGAGGAAATTAATATTAGGAGTGGATTATAAATTCAAGAATTCTTTATCATGGCGTTTTGTATCTGCAACATATCAATTTCCTGATCCATACAATCCATGGTCGCAACCCATTCCTGATGTTTATTCGATCCAACAATTACCAGGAAATATGATGTATTTGGACTTCGTTGGAATCAAAGTAGGTGATGTTAGTCAGACAGTGTGGGATAGTGCGAAAACTGCAGTAGTAAGAACTAAAGAGACCGTTGAATTCTATAGTTCGACAACTCAGGATGACCACATGGTTGCCATTAAGTCTATGAATGATTTAGACATTCAAGGGATGCAATTTACTTTGCATTTGGATACCAAGATTCATGAATTGGCTGATATCAAGCCAGGTATTTTATCCATTCGTCCGAGTAATTTAGGATATACTTATCTCAATGATGGGATCATATTGGTATCATGGACAGCAGATCAACCAATTCATGTTAATAAAGATCAAGTATTGTTTTACATAGAATTGCAACAACCTACTGCTCAAAAGGCGTTGGAATCCATTTATATTAGTTCAGAAGTGTTGAATGCAGAAATGTATAATGCAGAACAAGAAGAAGTCAACGTTCGATGGTCAGAACATAGCAATCCATTACAAAAAGAAGATGTTGTGATCGGTACACCTATACCAAATCCGTTCTTTGACATGACGATGATTCCTATAGAAGTTAAAAAAGCGATGACTTATACGTATCGAATATTTGATCTCAATGGATCATTAATTTATACGAATACAGAACTGGCTAATCCAGGCAAACAATATATCAAAATTAAACGCCAGTATTTAAATCAAGCTGGTGTCTACACACTGCGGGTAGAAGCCTCAGGATTCAACAAGAGTTATAAACTTGTAATGATGAATCAATAA